CCAATTGACGGCCTGCGGCTACTTTTTACCCAACTGTTTCCCTCCGATGCATCATAGTGGATAAAAAAGTTACAGCGCTCAAATCGTTTTTTATTTTTCAGCCAGTCCTTTCCGAGCCGGAAATTAGATTTTTATCTAATAAAAACAAATATTTAAACTTTAAATCTTTCTTTTGGCACGCCCATTGCTTATGTAGGAGGGCAAGAACGGCGGCGGCGACAAAAACAAAACAGATCAAGCGCAGACCGCCGCAAACATAAGGAGGCTGATTAATGAGAAAATTATCTGAAAGCATAGCGAACAAACCCATGGTCGGCCTCCACAAAGCATTGCAATTGTGTGCCAGACTCACCCAGCAGGATACGCCGGACCCCTTGCCGGCAATGACCTTAGCCTGGGAAGTCAGGGGCCGGAAAGGATGCGGCGGAGGACAACGCTGATCCCTGCGGCAGCCGGAATGGCCCAACGTTTCATCATCCCCAACCTCCTCTATCTCTCGGACCGGTTTTCGGGAAGAACCCTCCCCTGACCGGAAGCCGGTCCGAGGCCCCTCTTTCGAGGGGAAACATGAGGCGAAGTAATTAAAGAAAGAATACTTTAGCAATTAAAATAACAAGTTAAATACCGCAGTATATTCCCCTCTTCATCCCCTCTTCATCCCCTGGCCCCTCTTTCCCATACTGGGAAAGGGGGGTTGCCTTTTGTAGAGAAGCGGTTTTTATCCACTGCAAGGACAACCGGGTATTTTTTATCCACGTGTACCCATGCGACGCGATCCAATGGATAAAAAGGTTACATATATCGGGTTGCATATACAGCAAATTATTCCCCCAAAAATTAGCACGAACTCAATATTATAAATAAATTCAATATATTAAAAAATTATTATCGTACTTGGCACGACTGTTGCCAATATAGAAGGGCAAGAGCAGCGAGGCTGCCAAAATAAACAAGAACAGGGTTGAACAAAACCCCATAACCATAAAGGCGGCGTTATGATGGAATTAGCAGCAGGAATGACGACCATGGCAATCATCGGACTTCTGGCCGGATCGGCCATGGCCTGGAATTGCTTTGATCGTGAAAACGGCCGCCGCAGAATGGAATATGCTTTCGCCTGTAGCAAATACACCGGCGAAAACCAGGAAGCCTGCAATAACTTATTAAAGGAGATTGTTGAACAAAAAGAACTGATGAGCATGAAAGCTGAAGCAGCCGGAGTCGCCGGACCCCTTGCCGGCAGAGGCTACGGCTATGGCCATTACGGACGCGGGTTTCGCGCCGGCGGCGGATACTGCCGGCGATAAGCCCGGGAAAAATGGCTGGTCGCGATCATCCCTCTTTTATCTCCTCAATCCCCCGGGACGGTTTTCGGAAAGAACCCTCCCCCGACCGAAAGCCGGCCCGGTCCCCTTAGTTGAGGCGAGAACGAGGAAAGATGATCGGATAAACCCAATAAAGACATTATACCGCAGTTATTCCTATCTCAATCACTCCTCATCATCCCCGGCCCCCTTTCCCGCGTTGGGAAAGGGGGTCACTCTTTTTTGGAGCTTTATTTGGATGCTCAAAAAGTCAAGGGCGCTAAAAGCAGGCCTGAGCTGCGGGATGCAACCGCTGAAAAACCAATGGCCTGCGGCGTTTTTTGAATATACGCCGCCCTTACTTTCGGCGTTTTTCTGCAAAAAATCTACGGATGTAAAAGAGCTTCGTCTTAATTTCCCTTATACACCAATAGGTCTAATACGGCCTGGGCCGCTTATGTATGCGTCAGATCAGCCTAAAAGTTCCTTCAATTCCTCTTTGCGTTTATCGCCGATGCCGTCCCAACGCTTGCCCTGGAGGGCTCCTTCAAAAGAAAAGAGATAGTAGCAGAGGGGAAGTCGGGCTCCCGGATATGCGTCCCGGATTTTTCTGTGGGCTTCCACCGGACCGATGGCCCGGAGGTCGTCTTCTGTGTAAACGCCTATATGGTTGAGGCGTTTTGCGATGGTGTTGCCAATGTTCTGCAGTTCTTCTACTTTCTGACTCATCAAACCTTCCATCTGTTAGCATTGCGAACTCCCTATTCCCGTTTATCGTGGGATGATTGCGGGAACTGAGGGGGAGTCCTTAGTTCTCTCCAGGTTTTTTTGCCCAAAGTAAAAACAGGCAAAGCTCCCGGCGCAATTAGAAACACTAAATGAAAATGGGTTTTTAGGGCTTGTCCCCCAGGCAGCCAAAAATACAGC
This genomic stretch from Desulfatibacillum aliphaticivorans DSM 15576 harbors:
- a CDS encoding TfoX/Sxy family protein, with product MSQKVEELQNIGNTIAKRLNHIGVYTEDDLRAIGPVEAHRKIRDAYPGARLPLCYYLFSFEGALQGKRWDGIGDKRKEELKELLG